CAATTACATATTGCCCCGCTTCTACATACATATCATAAAGTGTATTTGCCGCATCATAAAAGCTTTGGGCTTCTTGCTCGCTAATTTCTATGATTTCATTGCTAATATAGGAAGTTTCATCGCTATCTGTGTGCCAAGCAAGCCCTAGCTCTTCTAAATCTGTGTTGCTTAAAGGTTGTGCGTTTAAAATTTGCATTTTATCCCCCATAATTGCTTGTAGCACCGCTTGTGCTGCGGTTTTGTGTGCTTGTGTTATTAGGACTATAAAAACCACTTCTGCCTGCATTTGTTCCAGCGCTTGAGCGGTTAAAAGAGTTTTGAGAGCGTTCATAAGCTTGTGGAGTTTTATAAGTTGTGCGTTGTTGGTTTTGGAAATTTTGGTTGTTAAAAAGCTTGCTTCCAATCCAGCTTCCAAGAATTGCCCCAGCAGCACTTGCTAAAATCGTTTCACCTAGAGATAGCCCACCACCTGTTGGATTTGTAAGCTGTGAAGTGCCACTATCAATTTTTTTAGCCTCATCAGCGATGATTTTATCAATTTCAGCTTGGCTTAAAATCCTTTCACTTCCATCTTTTTCGCGCAAAATTACACGCGTTTGCGCACTTGGAACTTCATCTAGAATTTTATAACTTCCATCGGCTTGTTGTTCAATAGTAACTGTTGCACCATTTTTTGTAGCTTCTGTGATTCCGCTTTGTGTTTGATTTTGCTCACTTGAATTACAACCTGTGATGAGTAAAATCGCAACAAGCCCTAAGCCACTTTTGCTAAAAATTCCTGCAATTTTTGGATCTGAAATCTTTTTTAGATACTTTTGCATTCTATTCTCCTAAATGAAATTTATAAAATTATATCTAAAATTCATAATCTTTAGACAAATCATAAGGCTCACATAGTGCAATTAAATCACTTAAAAATTGTCCCTTTAAGCTTGACCAATAGCGTTTATCGCAGATGATAATAATGCCCTTTTTTGCGCGAGAGAGTGCGACATTTAGGGCAAAAAGTGCGCTTTGGTTTGTAGAATCATTTAAATGATAATGTAGCATTACAGGTGAAAAAATCACATAATCAAATTCCTGCCCTTGCGCTGAATGGATTGTTAGCACGCATTCTTTATGATAAAGGCTAGGCATTGTTTTTAAAATTAACTGCCTTTGATTGACAAAGGGAGTAAGAATTGCAAAGTCTAGAGTTTTATCTATAAAACTCTCCGCAAGCTTGCAGCATAAAGAAGCTTCTAAAGGATTTGTGCGCTCCATTTTGGATTCTAGCTTTTTAAGCCCAGCAAATTCTACAATATCAAGGCAATATAAGCGCGTGTGTGTGCCACGCCCTTGCAAGTTATTTTGATAAATATAAGAATCTAAAAGTTTTGCTAGATTATCTCCATAACGGTAAGTTTGACTAAGTGTAAAAAAATGCGTGATTTGCGGTATTTGCTTAGGATCTTTAGTATTAAATGCTTCTTGTGTTTTAAAAAAGGATTCCAAAAATAGAGCGGAAAAACTCCAAAATTTAGAGAGATTCCATTGCTGCTCTTTGGAATCCTTAGAGCTTAGAGCGTTGATGGGTTGAAGTTGTTTATGGTCGCCTAGCAAGGTTATAGGCTTATTAAATGCGCATAAAGGTAGAATCTTAATTAAAGGTGTAAAGGCAGCTTCATCTACAAAAAAATGCTTAAAATCTAAAGCTTGCAAATCCGATCTATGCAAGAAAGTATCTAAGGTCATCGCAAGAATTTGGGCTTTGGATAGGGATTTTTTATGGAAGTTACTTGGTATGTTTTGCTCTTGAATAATGTGTTCGCAGTTTTGTGAAAAGCTCTCTTTGAAGCTTTGCGTTGGTGCTCCTAAGCGCAAGATTCCATTAGTGCTTAATCCGATACTCTCTAAGTTTATTAATAGAGTTTTTAAGCATTGTTCTAGTGCGTTGTTTGTCGGAGCTAGGATTGCAACTTTTAATCCTGCTTTTAAATAAAAGGACAGGGCGTGGAGTAGCACGACTTTTGTTTTACCACTTCCAGCAGGTCCCCAAATGTAGCAAAAAGGGCTTGAAAAGATTCCGTGCAATGCGTTTAATTGTTCAGCGTGTGGGGGAGCTTCTAAGTCTTTTAAAGATTCAATATTTGGAGTTAAGTTTGGCGCATTTATGGGGAGAGATAGGGGCAATTCTTGGCTATAAAAATCAATTACATTTTGCACTAAAAAGCGCAAATCAGAGATTAAAACTATGGAATCTTTTTTTAAAAATAAAGTCTCGCATAAATTAGATTCTACATTTAAATATAGTATTTTATTGCGTTCATCATAAGCGGAAATGTTAATCTCACTTTCTGTATTATTTAAAAGATATTCTCCTAAACTTGTGCGTAACAGCAAGGATTCTAGGCTTTTAAGTTTGGATTCTAATTGCAATATTAAACCAAAAATATCTCGCGCAATACTTCTAATTTTGATAATTTCATACCCTTTATCAAAGGCTATAAGATAGTGGAGATAGTTTTGCGCGCAATCAGTTAAAAAAGGATACATCAAGAAGCGCTAATTCCTTTGTATTTATAATACGCCGCACAAGCTCCCTCGCTGCTTACCATACAGCTACCAAGTGGATTTTGTGGGGTGCAAGCCTTGCAAAAAAGCTTACAATCATAAGGTTTTTTATTTCCCTTTAAAATCTCGCCGCACAGGCAGTTTTTATGATCATCTTTAGCAATTCCGCCCAAATAATCCTTAAAAACAACATTTGCATCGTATTTTGCAAACTCATCTCTTAAGCGCAAGGAAGAATATGGAATCTCTCCCAAACCACGCCAAAAAAAGTTGGAATCTAAAATGAAATATTTCTCTACAAGTTGCTGGGCTTTAAGATTTCCTTCTCTTGTAACGCTTCGTGCATATTGTGTTTCTACCTTTGGTATGCCTTCAAAGACTTGTCTAAGAATACTTAGCAAACTTTCTGCTACATCTAAAGGTTCAAATCCACATACAACAATGGGGATTTGATACTGCTCTAAAAGGGGTTCATAAATTTTAGAGCCAGTGATAACACTTACATGAGATGGAGCTAAAAGAGCGTTAATTTGGCAATTTTTTGCGCTTAAAATAGAATGTAGCGGAGGTGGAACTAAAATGTGATTACTATGGATTAAAACATTTTCTAGTTTTTGCTCAATAACGCGCTCTAGCAGTGCGGCACTCATTGGCGTTGTTGTCTCAAAGCCAATAGCAAAATACACCACGCGTTTATTGGGGTTCTCTTGTGCGATTTTTAGCACATCTAAAGGGGAATACACAAAACGCACATCAAGCCCGCTAGCACGAGCATTTTGTAAGCTTCCATAGCTTCCGGGAACTTTTATCATATCGCCTAGTGTAACTAAAATAATATCTTTAATTTTTGCAATTTTATAGGCATAATCAATTCGATTTTTGGGCATTACACACACAGGACAGCCCGGTCCGTGTATGAACTCAATATTTTTAGGAAGCAATGAGGGTAAGGCGTATTTCATAATAGTATGCGTGTGTCCGCCACATACTTCCATAATTTTTAAAGGTTTTTTTAGGGATTGACTAAGTTTGTTTATTGCGCTAAAGACACGCTCAATACTCTTGCTATTTCTATAAGTGCTAATGTATGGATTTTCTTGCATTTTTTCTGCCTTTTATTGCTCTAAAATTTTATATAAAATTCCATCAAAATCTTGTGTATAAGGAGAATTAAAGGTTGCTATAGGAATAGAATAACTTTGAGTGAAATTTTGTGTGTGGGTATGATAAACTGCTTGCGCATTTAATCTTAAATGATAACTTGGGGCAAAGTTAAAACTTGGAATCCGAAAATCTTCTGTCGCATCGTTTGCGTAATCGCTAAAATAAAAACGCAATTCTTTTAGGTTTGGATTTGGCATTTTTTCAAAAAGAATCTTAAAACGATTTATAAAGGTTTCAGCAAAGTTAGAGGGAATTATATTGGAATCTTTTGCGTTTATATAAGCAATTTTTGGATAGGGAAAGTTATTATTTGCTAGAGGTTTAGAACAGCTAGTAAGAATAAAAGGCGCAAAAATTAAAAGAAAAAATGTTAAGATTATGCTTAGTGTTACACTTCTTTGCATTATACCTCTTTAATTTTATAATTTTAAAATTCTAGCAAAATTATTAGAGCAAATAGATTAAGGATTGAAATTGGATAGAATTTTTGTTGCAAAAAAACCGCTTTTTATTACTTCAAATGGCTACTTAAGCAAGCTAAAACGCCAATACAATGTCAAAAAAGCTGGCTTTAGTGGAATCTTAGATCCCTTTGCTTGCGGTGCTTTAGTTGTTGCATTTGGGCAATATACAAAACTTTTTAGCTTTTTGGAAAAATCTCCAAAAGTTTATAAGGCAACATTGTGGCTAGGCTTACAGAGTGATTCTCTAGATTTAGAAAATGTGCGTGGAGTGCAAGAAACTAAGCCTTTAGAGCAAGCAAGGGTTAAGGAAGCCTTGCAAGAGTTTTTAGGGGAGGTGCGTTTTACTCCACCACATTTTAGTGCTAAAAAAATTCAGGGCAAAAAGGCATATCAACTTGCTAGAAGTGGGGATTTAGAAACATTAAAAGAAGGCTTAAAAGAACAGGTTATGGAAGTTTTTAAGTTAGAGTTTTTAAACTATTCCCACCCCTTTGTTAGCTTTAAAGCAAGTGTGAGTGAGGGGGCTTATATCCGCTCACTTGGTGCATTAATTGCTCAAAAATTAGGTTGTATTGGCGGGCTAAGTTATTTAGAGAGAATAAGCGAGGGAAGATTACATTTTGATAATGAAAAGGCGTTAGATCCGCTAGAGATTTTGCCTTTTGAAAAAATTGATTTGCGTGGAGATTTAAAAATAAAAGAGATAATTGTAAATGGTAAAAAATTTAATCCAAAACTTCTTAAAATTTCTGAAAATACAAAATATATAGTGCAATTTGAGGATTTTTTTTCTATAATTTCAAGCAAAAATGAAAATGTGCAATATTTAGCAAATAGGATTCCTTTATGTTGATATTATCCCGAAAAGAAAATGAAAGCATTACCATTGGTGATTCTATAAAAATTAAAGTCATTGGTATTGATAAAGGCAGTGTAAAGCTGGGCTTTGAAGCACCGCCAGAGATGTTAATTTTACGCGAAGAGCTAAAAATTGCTATCCAAGAAGAAAACAAAAAATCCTTACAACATAGCAAGACTGCACTTAATCAACTCTCTTTAATTAAAAAGAAAGTGTAATGCCTTTTAACACTTCATTAAATACTTGCTCTGTGGTAGCTAAAGCGTATGCAAAAGTAAATTTGTTTTTAAAAATCGTTGGCAAAACACAGATAAATAACACTTTCTATCACCTTTTGCAATCGCGCTTTATGCGTGTTTCTACGCTTTTTGATACCTTAGGATTTAATTTTAATGCAAAGAGTTTTGAAATTTTAGGAAACTTTGATTGTAGCTTAGAGCAAAATACGATTTATAAAGCATTTCAAGAACTTTTGCCTTATCTTAATGCTGCACAAAAAGAATGCTTAAATCACACACAAATTATTGTAGAAAAACAGATTCCAAGTGGTGGTGGATTGGGTGGTGGAAGCTCCAATGCAGCGTGTTTTTTGCAAGTTATAAATAAAGAATTTGATTTAAGATTAAGCAAGCAAGAGTTAAGGGAAATTGGTGCTAGCATAGGGAGTGATGTTCCGTTTTTTCTAAGTGGCTTAGAATTGGCAAATGTAGAGGGCAGGGGAGAGATTATAAGCCCTTATGAGTTGGAATCTAAATTTGAAGTGGAGATTATTAATCCTAATTTGCATTGTAGCACAAAAGAAGTGTTTCGAAGATACGCAAAAGAGTTTTATAGCGCAAATGCAATTTCACAAATTAAAGCAGAGTCTTGGCTTACAAAAAGCAATGCAGAGATTTTAAACAATGACGCCTTTAGCAATAATGACTTGCTTAAGCCACTTTTGAGAATGTATCCAAAGTTGGAATCGTATTTACAAAAGGATGTGTTTTTAAGCGGTAGTGGAAGTTGCTTTTGGACTTGTAAAAACAAGAGCTCAGGGGAAGCGTGATGAAAATTATTGCAACAAACAAAAAGGCAACCTTTGATTTTTTCATTTTAGATAAATTTGAAGCAGGCATTGCATTACAAGGTAGCGAAGTTAAGGCAATCCGTGCAGGTAAAGTGAATTTAAAAGACAGCTTTGTAAAAATTGTTAATGGTGAAGCCTTTTTGTTTCAAGCGCATATTGCAACACTTGCTACAACCAATTTGCATTATAAACCTGATGAAAAGCGACCGCGCAAGCTTTTACTACACAAAAAAGAGATCGATAAACTCTTTGGAAAAAGTCAAGTTGCAGGAATGAGCATTGTTGCATTAAAACTTTATTTTAACGCGCGCAATAAGGCAAAGCTTGAAATTGCGCTTGCTAAGGGGAAAAATCTCCACGATAAACGCGAAAGCTTAAAAGAAAAAATCCAAAAACGCGAAATCGCACAAAGTTTAAAAGAAATGCAAAAATTAAGATAAGGAATGAAATGCCACTAAAAGAAATGGTTGAATATGGGGTCATTGGAGTTTTACTAGCAATGAGTGTAATTGCGCTTTGGGCTGGGATTGAAAGAATATTGTTTTATCGTCAAATTAAGCTTGAGCAATACACAAACAAAACAGAACTTGAAATTGATTTGTCTAAAAATCTAACACTCATTGCTACTATTGGCTCTAATGCACCTTATGTTGGGCTTTTAGGCACAGTGTTTGGGATAATCCTAACCTTTGTGCAATTAGGGCAATCTGGAATGGTAGATACCGCCAGTATTATGACAGGGCTTGCGTTAGCCTTGCAAGCCACAGCTGGGGGATTATTAGTTGCGATTCCTAGCATTGTTTTTTATAATCTTTTAATGCGAAAAAGCGAAGTGCTAGTTGCGCAATGGGAAGTTTTAGGAGAAAAGGGCTTGCTAAAAGAAGGCGGAAAATGAAGCATTTTAGGAGAATGGATACAATAAATATTGTGCCTTTTATTGATATTATGCTAGTTTTGTTAGTGATTGTGCTAACAAGTGCAACCTTTATTGCGCAAGGCAAAATTCCTATTGCAATTCCACAAGCGCAAGGCTCACAAGAGATTCCAAAGCATAAAAAAAGTATTGAGATTACCATTGATGAGCAAGGGCATTATTATTATGATGGTAAGGGAATGGAGCTAGATGGCATTGAAATGGCATTAACTAAGCTTCCAAAAGATACTCCAATTCTTTTGCGTGGAGATCAAAAGAGTTATTTTGAACAATTTGTAAAACTAGTTGGAATTTTAAATCAAACAGGGCATAGCAATGTTGATGTGGAAGTGCAACGCAAATAAGGAGAGAGTTTGTTAAGAGAAAGTTATGATTTAGGCACGCTAATTTCAGCAGTGATTACCTTTATGATTGTTGTGCTTGCGATTCGTTTTGCGCTATATTTTGCAAACCGCAAAGGCTCACAAATCCAAAAACCAGATTGGTTAGATGATGAGAGATTTGAAGTCAAAAAGAAAAAAAATAAGAGATAAGGAAAGTTATGGAAACTTTGCTAATTAATGGGATTTTTACGCTATTTATGCTAGCCCTTGCATTTTGGGATTATAAGAGTTATGGCAAGCAAAAGCATAGAGATTTTAAATCTATTATTATGAGTGCTGGAGTTTTAGGGACATTTGTTGGAATCTTTGTAGGCTTGCAAGATTTTGATGTTAGCAATGTTGAAAACTCCGTGCCATCGCTCTTAGCGGGCTTGCAAACGGCGTTTTATACCTCTATTTTAGGTATGGCTTTAGCAATTTTGCTTTCAATCTTACAAAAAAGCAAGGCAGTTAAGAGTGATTTTGAAAATATGCTAGATTACTTTTCTCTGCAAGCAGGCAAGTTAGATAGTTTAGAGAAACTAGAAGCATTAAATGAGATTAAAAACACATTAAAAGGGATTGCTGAACAAAATAAAGAAAAATTAGAATCGCAAAATACCTATCAAACAGCACAGCTTGCAAACCTAAAAACACTAGAAAATTCTTTTAACACTACAAATACAACCCTAAAAGAAGCAATGCACCACTTAGCCAAAGGGGCTAGCAAGGAACTAATTGCTGCTTTACAAGAAGTGATTAAGGACTTTAATTTACGCATTACCGATCAATTTGGGGATAATTTTAAGGAGCTAAACAACGCCGTTACACAAATGATTGCGTGGCAAAATAGTTATAAAGATTCTATTGCAGGATTAGATAATAGCCTAAAAAGCACCCTTAAACTTTTTGATTCTACTAAGGAATCTTTAGAACTTGTTGCAAGTCGGAATAGTGAAGTGCTAGAAGTGTATAGCGCCTTAGCAAAGAGCATTGAAGCTTCACGCATTGAAAATGAAAAATTAGCGGTGCTTTTAAGCGGATTTGAAAATATGCACGCAAAGGCGGAGTTAGCACTTAAAGGCGTTGAAGAATTAAGTAAAAATTTAGATTCCACACACGAAAAATCCCTAAATTACACTAAAGAATCTCTCCAAGAAGTGCAAGGATTCCTAACACAAAGCACGCAAGAATATCAACAACGCGCACAAGATTCACTAGAAAATAACCTTAAAGCACTTCAAGAAGATGCAAAGCAACAAAAAGAATCCCTATTGGCGCTCCAAGAGGCGTTTAATGCCTTTAATAGTGCGTATTTGACACAAAACAAAGAGCAACTTACAAATCTCTTAGACGCACTAAAAGAAGAGTTAAGCACATTTGTGGAATCCTTTGTGGAAAGTGATTCTAAGCTAAAGCATAAAAATTTAGAGATGATTTCACATATCCAAAACAGCATACAAGAACGACTAAATGGAGTGCAAGAAAGCTTTAAAGAGAGTTTAGGAGTGCTAGAGAACGCACAAAAGGAATCCTTGCTTTTAATTGAAGAGCAAGCTAAACGCAGTGATGATGTGCTTATGCGTCATACACAAGAAATGGGAAGCGTGGTTGAAAAAGCAAGCCACCACTTGCAAGAATTAAGCGATAAAACACAGCAAAATTTAAGCAAAAATGCCGACACATTAGAGCAACATATCACAAATGCGGTGCTAAACTTTGATTCATTACTTGGAAAAACAACAAAAAGCTTAGAAGAAAACTTTGAAGATTCTAAAAATACCTTAATGGAATTAAGCAAAGAGATAGAATCGCAAATGGTTGTAACTACAAAATCGCTCAATTCCTTGCTTAATGATACCGCACAATCCCTAAGCACAAGCACGCACAACATTGAAAATTCACTCACACAAACAAGCGAAACTCTAACAGAATGCTTTAAGCAAACAACAGATTCTATTGCGCAAAACTTAGAATCCACTACAAATAATATGGGGCAGAGTGTAGCAAACTTGCTAGAGCAAAGCCAAACTTATAGCCAAAATCTCAATACGCTTTTAAAAAATAGTGTGAAAACCTTTGCAAACAGCTTAGAGCAATTACAAAAAGATTCCACACAATACACGCAAGAGATTCAAGGACAAATGCGCGCAAACTTCGCAGAATCCTATAAAAACGCACTAGAATCTTTAAGTGCATATCTAAAAAACACTACAAACACTTATCAAAATAAACTCCAAGAGTTATCAAAACTTGGTATAGAAAATCATCAAACTATTAGCCAAAATTTGCATACACAGCTTAATACAATTATAAAAGATTTTGAAAATAATACTAAAAATGTAATCCAAAGCAATGCAACTCTAGCAGAAAATTTACTCAAATTATCCACAAAATCACTAGATACGCATTCACAAAAAATCATACAAAATTACAGCAATTTAGATAATAACATCAAAACAACGCTACAAGAAATGGCAAAAAATTATCTAACAATGCTAGAACTTCTTACAAAACAAAGCCTTGAAACACCTAAAAATGCGAGTGTAGAGCTGCTTAACGCCTTTAACCACTTGCAAAAAAATCTAGGCGAAGCTCTAACACAAACTTATCTTTCATTAGAGAGCAATCGTAAAGAAATTGACGCGATTTTAAAAATCACGCAAACAAATATCACCACTTCCCTAAGTCAAACCACAGAGCTTAATAACACTCTGTGTAAATCTCTAGGGGAATTAGATAGCGCATTATCTAATATTACTTTAGGATTCCGCCAAGATTATGAGTGGTTTTTGCGTAGAATCCGCGAGCTAATGGGGGCTAGGGGATAATGGAGAGCAAAGGGAGCGAGTGGATTAGTATCTCTGATATGATGGCAGGGGTGATGATGATTTTCTTGCTAATTGCTGTATCTTATATGGTAGTAATTAGCAAAACGCAAAAGCAACTAGCCTTGCAAAATGCGGAGCTAAAAGAGCTAAATCGGCAAATGAGCGATATTGCAAAAACGCACGAAGATTTAAAAATCACCCTGCATAAAGATTTGCTTGCAGAATTCTCCAAAAATTTGGAATCTTGGAATGCTGAGATTGACGCAGACAACACGGTGCGTTTTAGAGAGCCTGAAATTTTGTTTGACTCTGGAAAAAAGGAAGTAAAAACAAGATTCCAAGAAATTTTAGATGATTTTTTTCCGCGTTATATTAAGATTTTAACGCAAGAAAAATACAAAAACGACATTGAAGAAATTAGAATTGAAGGGCACACTTCCACAGAATGGCAAAATGCAAAAACACTAGAATCGCGTTATTTGGGTAATGCCGAACTCTCACAAGCAAGGGCTTTAGAAGTGTTAAAGTATTGCTTTTCTAATCCAGTAATAAAGGCAGATAAACAATGGCTTATTAAGGTTTTGCGTGCAAATGGATTATCCTTTGCCAAGCCTTTAGAAACAGCGGAATTATCACGCCGTGTAGAGTTTAAAGCTCTCACAAAAAGCAACCAAAAAATTATGGATATTTTAGACATTAATAAAGAAAAAGACGCAGCACAAGCAAAACTTAAAAGCAATTCTAATCAAACACAATAAAGGAATATTATGTTAGAAAAATTAGTTTTTACAAAGCAAAATCCTAGCGTTTTTGGCGGGACAATGATTATTGCAGGAACTGCCATTGGTGCTGGAATGCTAGCGTTGCCTACAATTAGTGCTGGTATGTGGCTTTGGTATTCTTTGGGCTTAATGGCTTTAACTTGGCTTTTAATGCTTTTAAGCGCGCAAGCGCTTTTGGAAGTAAATTTATATTATGCGCCCGGTTCTAGCTTTCATACGCTTGTTAAAGATAATCTTGGAAAATTTTGGAATCTTGTTAATGGCTTAAGTGTAGCGTTTGTGCTGTATATTTTGATTTATGCTTATGTAAGTGGCGGTGGTTCAATGGTAATGCACACTTCAATGGCAGTTTTTGGCTATGAGCCACCTAAAGCATTAGCAGGATTGTTTTTTGGAATCTTATTAAGTGGTTGTGTGTGGTGGAGCACCTATCTTGTAGATAGGCTTTCTGTTGTGCTAATTGGTGGAATGGTTTTAACCTTTATCTTTGCAATGAGTGGAATGCTTGGTGAAGTGAAGCTTGCAAATTTGCTAAATGTTAATAGCGATGATAGCCCTTATGAGATTTTTATTTTTGTGGCTCTCTCTACTTATTTAACTTCTTTTTGTTTTCACGCAAGCGTGCCTAGCCTTGTAAAATACTTTGGCAAAGAACCAAAGCGTATCAATAAATGCTTGGTATATGGGACGCTTATCACGCTTTTTGCGTATTTAGTATGGATTGTTGCGTGTGATGGCAATATTGCGCGTGCAGATTTTAAAGAAGTGATTGCACAAGGTGGAAATGTTAGCCACCTAATTGCCGCTGCAAGCTCAAATTTAAATGGAGCATTTCTGTTAAGAATGCTAGAAGCCTTTGCTTTTCTAGCAGTTGTTACTTCATTTTTAGGGGCTGGGCTTGGGTTGTTTGATTATATCGCGGATTTATGTGGTTTTGATGATAGCAGACTTGGACGCACAAAAACACTTCTAGTTTCTTTTGCGCCACCAATTTTGCTTGAAATGCTTTTTCCTAATGGTTTTTTAGTTGCAATTGGTTGGGCTGGGCTTGCTGCTACAATTTGGTCTGTGATTATCCCTGCTTTATTACTTAAGGCAAACAGAAAACGCCTTGAAAAACTTCCGCAAGAACAAAGCGCATTTCGTGTAAAAGGCGGAGATTTCACTATTTATATACTTCTTGTTTTTGGCTGTGTGGTAGGAGTTTGCCATATTTTATATGTGTTAAATTATTTGCCAATGTATCAATAAAATGAAAGAATTATTGCGCGTTTTTAATTATATTCAAAAGTATCACGAAGATAATTTTGATATTTTATATCTTGTTTTAGAGTTTTTATTTTTTATCAAAGACAAAGAACAGGGCAGTGCACTATTAATGCAAAAAGACAAAGAAAAAGCATTAGAAAATTTTAAGAGTCATTTGCAAGAAATTGGCTTGGAGTATTTCGGATTCCATAGTGATTTAAATTACAAAAAAGTTTTAAAATCCCTGCAGGGCTTTGATATAAAAGCGCAAACTTTGTGGGAGTTTATCCAAGCAATCACAATGCAAAAAACAATCCTTAAACTTTATGAATACGCAACACCAGCAGAGATAAACGCTTTAGTCTATGGAATTTTAGATATAAAAAGTGGAGAAAGTGTTTATAATCCCTGCTGTGGGCTTGGCTCTTGGTTGCTGCATTTAAAGCTACACACCAAAGATTGCGCATTTTATGGCGCA
The Helicobacter winghamensis ATCC BAA-430 DNA segment above includes these coding regions:
- the truB gene encoding pseudouridine synthase family protein (catalyzes isomerization of specific uridines in RNA to pseudouridine; responsible for residues in T loops of many tRNAs); amino-acid sequence: MKLDRIFVAKKPLFITSNGYLSKLKRQYNVKKAGFSGILDPFACGALVVAFGQYTKLFSFLEKSPKVYKATLWLGLQSDSLDLENVRGVQETKPLEQARVKEALQEFLGEVRFTPPHFSAKKIQGKKAYQLARSGDLETLKEGLKEQVMEVFKLEFLNYSHPFVSFKASVSEGAYIRSLGALIAQKLGCIGGLSYLERISEGRLHFDNEKALDPLEILPFEKIDLRGDLKIKEIIVNGKKFNPKLLKISENTKYIVQFEDFFSIISSKNENVQYLANRIPLC
- a CDS encoding UPF0323 family lipoprotein; this encodes MQKYLKKISDPKIAGIFSKSGLGLVAILLITGCNSSEQNQTQSGITEATKNGATVTIEQQADGSYKILDEVPSAQTRVILREKDGSERILSQAEIDKIIADEAKKIDSGTSQLTNPTGGGLSLGETILASAAGAILGSWIGSKLFNNQNFQNQQRTTYKTPQAYERSQNSFNRSSAGTNAGRSGFYSPNNTSTQNRSTSGATSNYGG
- the smpB gene encoding SsrA-binding protein SmpB; protein product: MKIIATNKKATFDFFILDKFEAGIALQGSEVKAIRAGKVNLKDSFVKIVNGEAFLFQAHIATLATTNLHYKPDEKRPRKLLLHKKEIDKLFGKSQVAGMSIVALKLYFNARNKAKLEIALAKGKNLHDKRESLKEKIQKREIAQSLKEMQKLR
- the exbD gene encoding TonB system transport protein ExbD, translated to MKHFRRMDTINIVPFIDIMLVLLVIVLTSATFIAQGKIPIAIPQAQGSQEIPKHKKSIEITIDEQGHYYYDGKGMELDGIEMALTKLPKDTPILLRGDQKSYFEQFVKLVGILNQTGHSNVDVEVQRK
- the csrA gene encoding carbon storage regulator CsrA is translated as MLILSRKENESITIGDSIKIKVIGIDKGSVKLGFEAPPEMLILREELKIAIQEENKKSLQHSKTALNQLSLIKKKV
- a CDS encoding 4-(cytidine 5'-diphospho)-2-C-methyl-D-erythritol kinase → MPFNTSLNTCSVVAKAYAKVNLFLKIVGKTQINNTFYHLLQSRFMRVSTLFDTLGFNFNAKSFEILGNFDCSLEQNTIYKAFQELLPYLNAAQKECLNHTQIIVEKQIPSGGGLGGGSSNAACFLQVINKEFDLRLSKQELREIGASIGSDVPFFLSGLELANVEGRGEIISPYELESKFEVEIINPNLHCSTKEVFRRYAKEFYSANAISQIKAESWLTKSNAEILNNDAFSNNDLLKPLLRMYPKLESYLQKDVFLSGSGSCFWTCKNKSSGEA
- a CDS encoding AAA domain-containing protein; this translates as MYPFLTDCAQNYLHYLIAFDKGYEIIKIRSIARDIFGLILQLESKLKSLESLLLRTSLGEYLLNNTESEINISAYDERNKILYLNVESNLCETLFLKKDSIVLISDLRFLVQNVIDFYSQELPLSLPINAPNLTPNIESLKDLEAPPHAEQLNALHGIFSSPFCYIWGPAGSGKTKVVLLHALSFYLKAGLKVAILAPTNNALEQCLKTLLINLESIGLSTNGILRLGAPTQSFKESFSQNCEHIIQEQNIPSNFHKKSLSKAQILAMTLDTFLHRSDLQALDFKHFFVDEAAFTPLIKILPLCAFNKPITLLGDHKQLQPINALSSKDSKEQQWNLSKFWSFSALFLESFFKTQEAFNTKDPKQIPQITHFFTLSQTYRYGDNLAKLLDSYIYQNNLQGRGTHTRLYCLDIVEFAGLKKLESKMERTNPLEASLCCKLAESFIDKTLDFAILTPFVNQRQLILKTMPSLYHKECVLTIHSAQGQEFDYVIFSPVMLHYHLNDSTNQSALFALNVALSRAKKGIIIICDKRYWSSLKGQFLSDLIALCEPYDLSKDYEF
- the hypD gene encoding hydrogenase formation protein HypD — encoded protein: MQENPYISTYRNSKSIERVFSAINKLSQSLKKPLKIMEVCGGHTHTIMKYALPSLLPKNIEFIHGPGCPVCVMPKNRIDYAYKIAKIKDIILVTLGDMIKVPGSYGSLQNARASGLDVRFVYSPLDVLKIAQENPNKRVVYFAIGFETTTPMSAALLERVIEQKLENVLIHSNHILVPPPLHSILSAKNCQINALLAPSHVSVITGSKIYEPLLEQYQIPIVVCGFEPLDVAESLLSILRQVFEGIPKVETQYARSVTREGNLKAQQLVEKYFILDSNFFWRGLGEIPYSSLRLRDEFAKYDANVVFKDYLGGIAKDDHKNCLCGEILKGNKKPYDCKLFCKACTPQNPLGSCMVSSEGACAAYYKYKGISAS
- the exbB gene encoding TonB-system energizer ExbB, whose protein sequence is MPLKEMVEYGVIGVLLAMSVIALWAGIERILFYRQIKLEQYTNKTELEIDLSKNLTLIATIGSNAPYVGLLGTVFGIILTFVQLGQSGMVDTASIMTGLALALQATAGGLLVAIPSIVFYNLLMRKSEVLVAQWEVLGEKGLLKEGGK